Proteins encoded together in one Anopheles darlingi chromosome 3, idAnoDarlMG_H_01, whole genome shotgun sequence window:
- the LOC125955581 gene encoding uncharacterized protein LOC125955581, whose amino-acid sequence MAILLVHLRRILLLVTVVYLAGELGHRLLHGGGMAAGRTERYRGDVLPRKPHRLHVQPWAYIYTIYLYALLLNGGAWNERNLFDNFFR is encoded by the coding sequence ATGGCAATACTGTTGGTACACTTGCGCcgcatactgctgctggtcacgGTCGTCTATCTGGCCGGTGAGCTTGGCCATCGGTTGCtgcacggtggtggtatggcGGCCGGTCGGACCGAGCGCTATCGAGGCGATGTCCTGCCACGTAAACCGCATCGTCTGCATGTGCAACCGTGGGCCTACATCTACACGATATATCTGTACGCGCTGCTACTGAATGGTGGTGCCTGGAACGAACGGAATCTGTTTGACAATTTCTTCCGATAA
- the LOC125955582 gene encoding uncharacterized protein LOC125955582, whose amino-acid sequence MSYRSYNYPWSSSSYSSSSSSYAASSSLPSSYRSSRFSTEPSTTSRFSSLSSTSSYRPSYGASTYRSPRTATTTTTGTTPAPSSTVSSFISRYSNLASTDKDKDKAKEEERRKEREQREREREKERDREKERLIETSKKLEAELKEAKPVTLKKSSLIAAKYGSTKDLPSGDDGVTSAATASTTAKVKSGTGSSTSANTVSKPKKDNAPPVTFTTRYGRAGVTRDKSREPSPATRTSGSSSSVAALRTRQREPSPAAVPVTERARSRDPSPAVESKRTGGYALAIASKLSGATKQSTAPNEYRRQSSGGAAFAQTRARSRDPSPTVRTRTSREPSPAENRRIQLANKMIATAARSRDPSPAAGQQLKPSGKAEPKQRFTSTITIKPTPGTVRSRDPSPATTKEPRKIPTFNSANSKLRSRDPSPAAGPGGRVSRADGSSKSQITLAGKKTRDPSPALSVKVRSRDPSPAQTPVTNRRSSREPSPAESVREKYGLGGTGPYRPYSRTNSTGLAVSNSRFGTGSASPVPKSPIADIALSYMTSSEAIAARTSRPSSRLKLNSQSREVSQCSSPLTTSQIFSPEPIVRRSGVVATELTPKPERSSSSEGTSTSTSSSSSEEESSTEETESSVEPEPKIFIEITLVTRGTSPTPPGATPLIRARRAEMCKTIEKTIQKQLLPVQTADKQIQSDRLDDSTRYLRYNQPSSRSWSPMLSRQSKP is encoded by the exons ATGTCGTACCGGAGTTATAAT TATCCCTGGTCATCGTCCAGCTACAGCTCAAGCTCTTCGTCGTATGCCGCATCTTCCAGTCTTCCGAGCTCCTATCGAAGCTCTAGA ttctCGACCGAACCATCAACCACATCGCGGTTCAGTTCGTTGAGTTCGACGAGCAGCTATCGGCCGTCGTATGGCGCGAGCACGTACCGTTCGCCccggacggcgacgacgacgacgaccggtacGACACCCGCCCCAAGCTCCACCGTCTCCTCCTTCATTAGCCGCTACTCGAACCTGGCGTCCACCGACAAGGACAAGGATAAGGCGAAAGAAGAGGAACGGCGCAAGGAGCGTGAGCAGAGGGAACGGGAACGCGAGAAGGAACGCGACCGGGAGAAGGAACGGTTAATCGAAACATCCAAGAAACTCGAAGCCGAACTGAAGGAAGCCAAACCGGTAACGTTGAAGAAGTCGAGCCTTATCGCGGCCAAGTATGGTTCTACCAAGGATCTACCCtcgggtgatgatggtgtgacgTCAGCGGCGACCGCTTCAACGACAGCGAAGGTCAAATCCGGTACCGGAAGTTCCACCAGCGCCAATACGGTCAGCAAACCCAAGAAGGACAATGCACCTCCGGTTACGTTCACTACACGGTATGGGCGCGCCGGGGTGACACGCGATAAGTCGCGTGAACCGAGTCCCGCAACCCGGACATCCGGTTCCTCGAGCTCGGTTGCTGCACTCCGGACACGGCAGCGTGAACCCAGCCCAGCCGCCGTACCCGTGACGGAACGGGCTCGTTCACGCGATCCCAGTCCAGCCGTGGAGAGTAAACGTACCGGAGGGTACGCACTGGCCATCGCCAGCAAGCTTTCCGGAGCGACCAAACAGAGCACGGCACCGAACGAGTACCGACGGCAATCGTCGGGTGGTGCCGCGTTCGCACAGACCCGTGCCCGATCCCGTGATCCTAGCCCGACCGTACGAACGCGTACCTCCCGGGAACCAAGTCCGGCCGAAAACCGGAGGATACAGTTGGCCAACAAGATGATTGCTACAGCGGCACGATCCCGTGATCCAAGCCCGGCCGCCGGTCAACAGCTGAAACCATCGGGAAAAGCGGAACCAAAGCAACGCTTCACCAGCACGATCACAATCAAACCGACCCCGGGGACAGTTCGATCACGAGATCCTAGCCCGGCGACCACCAAAGAACCGAGAAAGATTCCCACCTTTAATTCGGCGAACAGTAAGCTACGCTCACGGGATCCAAGTCCGGCGGCCGGGCCTGGAGGGCGAGTGTCACGTGCCGACGGCTCGTCCAAGTCCCAGATCACGCTGGCCGGTAAAAAAACCCGCGATCCAAGTCCAGCCCTGAGTGTGAAGGTGCGAAGTCGCGATCCGAGTCCAGCCCAGACGCCAGTCACGAATCGTCGCAGTTCCCGTGAACCAAGTCCGGCGGAATCGGTTCGTGAGAAGTACGGGCTGGGTGGAACGGGACCGTACCGACCGTACAGTCGTACCAACAGCACTGGACTCGCCGTATCGAACAGTCGATTTGGAACAGGCAGTGCGAGTCCCGTTCCCAAGAGTCCGATCGCGGATATTGCCCTGTCGTACATGACGTCGAGTGAAGCGATCGCCGCCCGTACGTCAAGACCTTCGTCGCGTCTCAAATTGAACTCGCAGTCTCGGGAGGTCTCTCAGTGTTCATCGCCACTGACCACGAGTCAGATCTTCTCACCGGAACCAATCGTCCGGCGAAGTGGTGTTGTCGCGACGGAGTTAACTCCTAAACCGGAACGTTCCAGTTCTTCCGAAGGGACGTCAACTAGCacttcgtcctcgtcatccgAAGAGGAATCTTCCACggaggaaacggaaagcagcgtggaaccggaaccgaagaTCTTCATCGAGATAACGCTCGTAACGCGTGGCACCTCACCGACACCACCTGGAGCAACTCCACTAATCCGAGCGCGCCGTGCCGAGATGtgcaaaacgatcgaaaagaCGATCCAGAAGCAGCTACTTCCGGTACAGACGGCAGACAAACAGATCCAGTCCGATCGATTGGACGATTCAACGCGTTACCTACGctacaaccaaccatccagtCGTAGCTGGTCGCCGATGTTG TCGCGACAGTCCAAGCCTTAG